The DNA region CGTGGCGAGATGGCCGAGCGACGCGAGGTCTTCGATCAGGTCAAGGAACTCACCACCAGGATTCGGCAGCGCGCCAAGCGCTGATTCCGGCGTGTTCACCCGTCGGTCATTACAAAAAACTTTGGCATCTCTCGTACCACCGGTCACGCTCCCGCCCTGTGGATAGCGTTGCGGACAACCTGTCCACCGTCGTGGAACCACCGCGCCGGCCATACACAACCGCCGGGTCATACACAGTGGCTCCCACCCGGCCCGGCGTGTCGTTCACCGTCGGTCCCCAACCGGGTCACCGCGCTCAACTGCGACGATGCGACCTTGTACCCAGCATCCACAGGACTTATTACTAATACTGGGATCTCTTCCTCGATTCCTTCTAAAAACAGGCCCTTGGGGATTCGGTTCACGATGTCCTGTTCACAACCCGCTGGTTCCTCCGGTGAACTACACCGCGCCGTACCGGTCGGAGTCTGATGTTTGACTTTCACGACGGCCCCCCAGGCTCTACGGTTGGGGGCCTACCGCTCTTACACTTCGGCGTGGGGCGTTGTCCGGCTGCAGGTGGGGATGTTCACCGGTTGCCGCGGGATAGAGCCCGATATCGGGGTGACGAGAGGACACTATGGACGCGGCGACCACGAACGCGGGTCTGACCGACTTGAAATTCCGCCTGGACCGAGACGACTTCGCCGACGCCGTGGCGTGGGTGGCCAAGTCACTGCCCGCCCGGCCCACCGTGCCGTTGCTCGCCGGTGTGCTGCTCAGCGGCTCCGAGGATCGTCTGACCGTGTCGGGTTTCGACTACGAGGTCTCCGCCGAGGTTGAGCTGGCAGCTGAAATCGCTTCTCCGGGAAGCGTTCTGGTCTCCGGACGGCTGCTCTCCGATATCACCAAGGCGTTGCCGGCCAAGCCGGTGGAAGTCCAGGTCGAATCCACCCGGGTCTCGCTGATCTGCGGTAATGCACGTTTCTCACTGCCGACCATGACCGTCGAGGATTACCCGACCCTGCCGACCCTGCCCGACGAGACCGGTGTGCTGGCCTCCGATGTCTTCGCCGAAGCGATCAGCCAGGTGGCGGTGGCCGCCGGCCGCGACGACACGCTGCCGATGCTCACCGGTATCCGGGTGGAGATCTCGGGTAACTCCGTGGTGCTGGCGGCCACCGACCGGTTCCGGCTGGCGGTCCGCGAGTTGAGTTGGTCGGCTGCGCCGGGCACCGAAGCCGCGGTACTGGTACCGGCCAAGACGCTGTCGGAGGCGGCCAAGGCCAGCAGCGACGGCAACGAGGTCCACCTGGCGCTCGGAGCCGGCGCGGCAGTCGGCAGCGAGGGCCTGCTCGGCATCACCAGCGCCGGCAAACGCAGCACGACGCGGCTGTTGGACGCCGAATTCCCGAAGTTCCGCCAGCTGCTGCCCAGCGAACACCTGGCCGTGGCGACCATCGGCGTCGCGGAGCTGACCGAGGCGATCAAACGTGTCGCGTTGGTCGCCGATCGCGGCGCGCAGGTGCGGATGGAGTTGTCCGAAGGAACGCTGCGGCTCTCCGCCGGTGCCGAAGACGTCGGCCGGGCCGAGGAAGACCTGCCGATCGACTTCGTCGGCGAGCCGCTGACCATCGCGTTCAATCCGAGTTATCTCACCGACGGCCTCGGCTCGCTGCACAGTGAGAAGGTGTCGATGGGATTCACCGATCCCAAGAAGCCGGCCGTGCTGCGGCCGGTCGGTGCCGACGACCCGGCGTTGATCGGCCCGGGTCCGTTCCCCGCGGTGCCGTCGGATTACGTCTACCTGTTGATGCCGGTCCGCCTCCCGGGCTGATCGGCACGGCGGTGACGGCAGGAGGGGTTGGTTCTCGGTGTATGTCCGCCATCTGGGCCTACGGGATTTCCGGTCCTGGGCGCAGGTCGACCTGGAACTGGAACCGGGTGCGACGGTACTGGTCGGTCCGA from Mycolicibacter sp. MU0083 includes:
- the dnaN gene encoding DNA polymerase III subunit beta; the protein is MDAATTNAGLTDLKFRLDRDDFADAVAWVAKSLPARPTVPLLAGVLLSGSEDRLTVSGFDYEVSAEVELAAEIASPGSVLVSGRLLSDITKALPAKPVEVQVESTRVSLICGNARFSLPTMTVEDYPTLPTLPDETGVLASDVFAEAISQVAVAAGRDDTLPMLTGIRVEISGNSVVLAATDRFRLAVRELSWSAAPGTEAAVLVPAKTLSEAAKASSDGNEVHLALGAGAAVGSEGLLGITSAGKRSTTRLLDAEFPKFRQLLPSEHLAVATIGVAELTEAIKRVALVADRGAQVRMELSEGTLRLSAGAEDVGRAEEDLPIDFVGEPLTIAFNPSYLTDGLGSLHSEKVSMGFTDPKKPAVLRPVGADDPALIGPGPFPAVPSDYVYLLMPVRLPG